The proteins below come from a single Bryobacter aggregatus MPL3 genomic window:
- a CDS encoding DUF1501 domain-containing protein, translating into MWSKDMESSRRKFFLNAGKGFGSLAFASMISRAAEQARAKNVIFLFMHGGVSQVDTFDPKPTLTRLSGQPLPGSVGEGLITSRIDFRKALMRGSPWNFQRGGKSGLEISDLFPEIRKHADKLAVVRSCYGDAFDHAPAIYLRASGSQFPGKPSLGAWSVYGLGSENRNLPSFVVMSDGAMKSGSGAYGSGFLPAVYQGTVFRTGKSPVLHLASPDGVSDVSQRETLDLITRMNKKHYASREEDTTLDARISSYELAYRMQSEAPDVVDLSTESDATRKLYGIGEAMTDDFGRKCLLARRLVERGVRFVQLYSGTNLGDDWDDAHNDLLGSHNKMAKKSDLPIAGLLADLEGRGLLSSTLVVWSTEFGRTPLAEGKNGRDHHPYGFSMWMAGAGIQGGRALGATDEFGLRAVEERKSVHDMHATIFRLLGLDHTKVTYRFQGRDQRLTDVHGEGEFTDWLLKSS; encoded by the coding sequence ATGTGGAGTAAAGACATGGAATCATCGAGACGAAAATTCTTTTTGAATGCGGGCAAGGGTTTTGGAAGCCTGGCCTTTGCAAGTATGATTTCACGCGCGGCTGAACAGGCGCGGGCGAAGAACGTCATCTTTCTCTTCATGCACGGCGGAGTCAGCCAGGTGGATACCTTCGACCCCAAACCGACACTGACCCGGCTGAGCGGGCAGCCACTGCCCGGCAGTGTCGGAGAGGGTCTCATCACCAGCCGCATCGACTTCCGGAAAGCGCTGATGCGCGGAAGCCCCTGGAATTTTCAGCGTGGTGGGAAGAGTGGCCTGGAGATCAGCGATCTGTTTCCGGAGATCCGCAAGCACGCTGATAAACTCGCTGTCGTTCGCAGTTGTTATGGCGATGCCTTCGATCATGCCCCGGCTATTTATTTGAGAGCAAGCGGCAGCCAGTTTCCTGGCAAGCCGTCGCTCGGCGCCTGGTCGGTCTACGGACTGGGCAGTGAGAACCGGAATCTTCCGAGCTTTGTGGTGATGAGCGATGGAGCGATGAAAAGCGGATCAGGAGCTTACGGAAGCGGATTTCTACCCGCGGTGTATCAGGGCACGGTGTTCCGTACCGGCAAGAGTCCGGTGCTGCATCTCGCTTCTCCGGACGGGGTCTCCGATGTGTCGCAGCGCGAGACGCTGGACCTCATCACGCGCATGAATAAGAAGCATTATGCCAGCCGCGAGGAAGACACGACGCTCGATGCGCGCATCTCCTCCTACGAGCTTGCTTATCGCATGCAGTCGGAGGCTCCCGATGTGGTGGATCTTTCGACGGAGTCCGATGCCACTCGCAAGCTGTATGGCATTGGAGAAGCAATGACCGATGACTTCGGCCGGAAGTGTCTGCTCGCGCGCCGGCTGGTGGAGCGTGGCGTGCGCTTCGTGCAGCTCTACTCCGGAACCAATCTCGGAGACGACTGGGACGATGCCCACAACGATCTGTTGGGTAGCCACAACAAGATGGCGAAGAAGAGCGATTTGCCGATTGCCGGTTTGCTCGCCGACTTGGAAGGACGCGGATTGCTCAGTTCGACGCTGGTCGTCTGGTCGACCGAGTTTGGCCGGACACCGCTTGCGGAAGGAAAGAATGGCCGCGATCACCATCCCTATGGCTTTTCGATGTGGATGGCCGGGGCGGGCATCCAGGGCGGCCGTGCGCTCGGCGCCACCGATGAATTTGGATTGCGCGCCGTCGAAGAACGCAAGAGCGTTCATGACATGCATGCAACGATCTTCCGTCTGCTGGGGCTGGATCATACGAAAGTCACATACCGCTTCCAGGGCCGCGATCAACGATTGACCGACGTCCATGGAGAGGGAGAGTTTACGGACTGGCTCCTGAAGAGTTCATGA
- a CDS encoding HipA family kinase, producing the protein MPVTATAWLRTLRGGSQTHLLEAGDKQHYVVKLTNNPQGLRTLLNEWIAQRIMRYLRIPCPDIEIIDIPQSVIDASPKLGIERSKVVTPPVAGWHFGSRYPLHPSLHGVHDILGEAQLLSCRNLHHFAAALTFDKWTANADARQCIFYRARLVDVMDDDGSDDFADSTSRGLVASMIDQGYCFNGGYWDFPDAPGFGLYYRADVYRKIRGWKDFEPWLERIQCFPTSVLDQAFGELPRAWMTPRDEEELPILLERLFRRRSKVASLIEATHDRYPNHFVSWR; encoded by the coding sequence ATGCCTGTAACCGCGACCGCTTGGCTGCGTACCTTGCGCGGCGGCTCCCAAACCCATCTCCTCGAAGCCGGCGACAAGCAACATTACGTCGTCAAACTCACCAACAACCCGCAGGGCTTGCGCACTCTCCTCAATGAGTGGATCGCCCAGCGCATCATGCGCTATCTCCGGATCCCTTGCCCCGACATCGAAATCATCGACATCCCCCAATCGGTGATCGATGCAAGTCCGAAACTCGGCATTGAGCGCAGTAAGGTGGTGACTCCTCCGGTGGCCGGTTGGCACTTCGGGTCTCGCTATCCCCTTCATCCTTCCCTGCATGGCGTTCACGACATCCTCGGAGAAGCACAGCTCCTAAGCTGCCGGAATCTCCATCACTTTGCTGCCGCGCTCACCTTCGACAAATGGACCGCGAACGCCGATGCCCGCCAATGTATTTTCTATCGGGCACGCCTGGTGGACGTCATGGACGACGACGGTTCCGATGATTTTGCAGACTCCACCTCACGCGGTCTGGTTGCCTCAATGATTGACCAGGGCTACTGCTTCAATGGCGGCTATTGGGATTTTCCGGACGCACCTGGTTTCGGTCTCTACTACCGCGCGGACGTCTATCGCAAGATCCGAGGTTGGAAAGACTTTGAGCCCTGGCTCGAACGCATCCAATGCTTCCCCACCAGCGTTCTCGATCAAGCCTTCGGGGAATTGCCGCGTGCCTGGATGACGCCTCGGGATGAAGAGGAACTCCCTATCCTCCTTGAGCGCCTCTTCCGCCGCCGCTCGAAAGTGGCGAGCTTAATCGAGGCGACTCACGATCGCTATCCGAATCACTTCGTCAGTTGGCGCTGA
- a CDS encoding CocE/NonD family hydrolase codes for MSILLESNEAAMQALYLFLLFLPLAGFAAEPGGKPYMYEIRIERHKAVPMRDSVTLYADVYRPSSEGRYPTLLVRTPYGLQRDGVHETMIKFAQRGYSVVVVDNRGRYESGGNWDPFRSEAQDGYDAIEWAAKQNFSNGKVATQGGSYLGHVQWAAASQQPPSLVAMFPALASTNIYANWITHGGAFRLSFNYGWGVVRMPNRIMLPQYWHTEAYTPEELKYENILWHLPLNTGDLKSAGSEVKHYRDWLAHPSYDSYWKAISDEERMNKMQVPAEVSGGWFDIFLAGTINGYTMMKQQAATERARKNTRMIIGPWGHGPTQKYGDVDFGKDAMINQFDEELAFFDHNLKGLDNGLDRNLPVKIFYMGVNKWRSEKDWPIPDTNYRELYLGGAGAANSVRGGGTLSFDKPAATQIHQYNYNPEEPVLTMGGNNCCGTPTPAGPKDQRHIEGRNDVLVYTSEFLKTPISIAGPVKMKLTAATDGPDTDWMVKLVDVYPNGFAMPVAEGILRARFRNGLDKPELLTPNTVYDFTVDLVGTANVFQPGHRIRVDITSSNFPQFDRNPNTGEALGAGTRTRVARQSVHTGGPRPSHIVLPVVTQP; via the coding sequence ATGTCGATTCTATTAGAATCGAACGAAGCCGCGATGCAAGCCCTCTATCTTTTCCTTCTCTTCCTTCCGTTGGCAGGATTTGCCGCGGAACCTGGTGGTAAACCTTACATGTACGAAATCCGGATCGAACGGCATAAAGCCGTACCGATGCGTGACTCAGTCACGCTCTATGCCGATGTCTATCGGCCCTCGTCCGAAGGACGGTATCCCACTCTCCTCGTGCGCACGCCCTACGGACTCCAGCGCGATGGCGTGCACGAAACGATGATCAAGTTTGCCCAGCGCGGCTATTCCGTCGTCGTAGTGGACAACCGGGGCCGTTACGAGAGTGGCGGCAATTGGGACCCCTTCCGCAGCGAAGCGCAAGATGGCTACGACGCCATCGAGTGGGCCGCGAAACAAAACTTCTCAAACGGAAAAGTAGCCACGCAGGGAGGCTCTTATCTGGGACATGTCCAATGGGCCGCGGCAAGCCAGCAGCCGCCAAGCTTGGTGGCGATGTTCCCTGCCCTGGCTTCGACAAACATCTATGCCAATTGGATTACGCACGGCGGTGCGTTCCGGCTGAGTTTTAACTATGGATGGGGTGTTGTTCGAATGCCAAACCGGATCATGCTGCCGCAGTATTGGCACACCGAAGCGTATACTCCTGAAGAGCTCAAATATGAGAACATCCTCTGGCATCTTCCCCTGAACACGGGCGACCTCAAGAGTGCCGGTTCCGAGGTGAAGCACTATCGCGATTGGCTCGCCCACCCAAGCTATGACTCCTACTGGAAAGCGATCAGCGATGAAGAGCGCATGAACAAGATGCAGGTTCCGGCCGAGGTCTCTGGCGGCTGGTTCGATATCTTTCTCGCCGGTACGATCAACGGCTACACGATGATGAAGCAGCAGGCCGCCACCGAACGGGCCCGTAAGAACACACGGATGATCATCGGACCTTGGGGGCACGGCCCCACGCAGAAGTACGGTGACGTCGACTTCGGTAAGGACGCGATGATCAATCAGTTTGACGAAGAGCTTGCCTTCTTCGATCACAATCTCAAAGGCCTGGACAACGGGCTTGACCGCAACCTCCCGGTCAAGATCTTCTATATGGGCGTCAATAAGTGGCGCTCGGAGAAGGATTGGCCCATTCCGGACACCAACTACCGCGAGCTCTATCTCGGCGGCGCTGGCGCTGCGAATTCTGTCCGTGGTGGGGGTACACTCAGCTTCGACAAGCCCGCGGCAACGCAGATCCACCAGTACAACTACAACCCTGAGGAACCTGTGCTCACCATGGGTGGCAACAATTGCTGCGGCACTCCCACGCCCGCTGGCCCCAAGGACCAGCGCCACATCGAAGGCCGGAATGATGTTCTGGTCTATACGAGTGAGTTCCTCAAGACGCCCATCTCGATTGCCGGTCCAGTGAAGATGAAGCTGACCGCGGCCACCGACGGGCCGGATACGGATTGGATGGTCAAGCTGGTCGATGTCTATCCAAACGGTTTTGCCATGCCCGTTGCCGAAGGCATCCTCCGGGCCCGTTTCCGCAACGGCCTCGACAAGCCGGAACTCCTCACTCCGAATACGGTTTACGATTTCACTGTCGACCTGGTGGGCACCGCGAATGTCTTCCAGCCCGGCCACCGCATCCGTGTCGACATCACTTCCAGCAACTTTCCGCAGTTTGATCGCAACCCGAATACAGGCGAAGCGCTCGGTGCCGGCACTCGAACTCGAGTCGCCCGGCAAAGTGTCCACACCGGTGGACCACGTCCCAGCCACATCGTCCTGCCCGTAGTCACCCAGCCTTGA
- a CDS encoding RidA family protein, with protein sequence MTRTRFYQAAATMVAGWLATASSAVAQSGSLEKKVHRKGPKPAKTPLFNGAVSYGNLLFIAGKGAHFQGDIKAHTDHVLKEIETELTNAGSSMNKVLKCNVYLNTLDDYKGMNEVFLGRFGTEPPVRTTIAAAGGIPGDSLVEIDVIAYI encoded by the coding sequence ATGACGAGAACACGATTTTATCAAGCGGCGGCAACCATGGTAGCTGGATGGCTCGCGACGGCATCAAGCGCGGTGGCGCAGAGCGGGTCTCTTGAAAAGAAGGTGCATCGCAAAGGTCCGAAGCCTGCCAAGACTCCCTTATTCAATGGCGCGGTCAGTTACGGAAACCTGCTTTTTATCGCAGGCAAAGGAGCTCACTTTCAGGGAGACATCAAGGCGCACACAGATCACGTCCTGAAAGAAATTGAGACAGAGCTGACGAATGCCGGCTCCTCCATGAACAAGGTGTTGAAGTGCAACGTGTACTTGAACACGCTCGACGACTACAAAGGGATGAACGAAGTGTTCCTCGGCCGTTTTGGCACGGAACCGCCGGTGCGAACCACCATTGCTGCAGCCGGCGGCATTCCTGGTGACAGTCTGGTTGAGATCGACGTGATCGCCTACATTTAG
- a CDS encoding aminotransferase class V-fold PLP-dependent enzyme, which produces MSSRRTFFEALASLPFFSTKATAAKLKTPDYFKDLGIRPFINAAGTYTTLTASLMPQEVMDAMEYASKHFVHLTKVQDAVGARIATLLQAESAMVTSGASGALTVGTAGCITGTDNKKILQIPDLTGLKDEVLVQKAHRYGYDHAVRACGVKMIEIETEEEFHRKASPRTAMALFFNDAEKRGRIDGKGWVQLGKQHGIPTFIDASADSLPVERLSLYNKMGFDLVTFSGGKGICAPQSTGILMGRKNLIEAARLNTSPYSDSIARGMKVNKEEMIGLLVALEMFLKRDHNAEWKEWERRVDTIRKSAEKLPTVTSSVEVPEIANHTPHLKMTWDQSKIKISPLEVKKKLFDTEPCIEVTPSTDQTNLVVTVWMLKPGEAEIVAKRIQDVLKSAVA; this is translated from the coding sequence ATGTCCTCACGCCGTACCTTTTTTGAAGCCCTCGCGAGTCTGCCGTTCTTTTCTACAAAAGCCACGGCGGCGAAGCTGAAAACACCGGACTACTTTAAGGATCTTGGCATCCGTCCCTTCATCAACGCTGCTGGCACCTACACGACGTTGACGGCCTCCCTGATGCCACAGGAAGTCATGGACGCGATGGAGTACGCCTCTAAGCATTTTGTCCACCTCACCAAGGTGCAGGACGCTGTCGGCGCGCGCATTGCGACGCTACTCCAGGCAGAATCGGCGATGGTCACCAGCGGCGCCTCGGGCGCGCTCACGGTCGGCACCGCGGGTTGCATCACGGGCACGGACAATAAGAAGATCCTCCAGATTCCCGATCTCACCGGCCTCAAGGACGAGGTGCTGGTGCAGAAGGCGCATCGCTACGGCTACGACCATGCGGTGCGGGCCTGTGGCGTCAAGATGATTGAGATCGAGACGGAAGAGGAGTTCCACCGTAAGGCTAGTCCGCGGACGGCGATGGCGCTCTTCTTTAACGACGCGGAGAAGCGCGGCAGAATCGATGGCAAAGGCTGGGTGCAGCTTGGCAAGCAGCACGGAATTCCGACCTTCATCGATGCCTCTGCCGATTCGCTTCCTGTCGAACGTCTCTCTCTCTACAACAAGATGGGCTTCGATCTGGTGACGTTCTCCGGTGGCAAGGGCATCTGTGCGCCGCAATCGACGGGCATTCTGATGGGACGGAAGAATCTGATCGAGGCTGCACGCCTCAATACCAGCCCGTATTCAGATTCGATTGCCCGTGGGATGAAGGTGAATAAGGAAGAGATGATCGGTTTGTTGGTTGCCCTCGAGATGTTTCTCAAGCGCGATCACAACGCCGAGTGGAAGGAGTGGGAGCGCCGTGTGGACACCATCCGGAAGTCCGCGGAAAAGCTTCCCACGGTCACCTCATCCGTCGAGGTTCCTGAAATTGCCAACCACACACCGCATCTCAAGATGACCTGGGACCAATCGAAGATCAAGATCAGTCCCTTGGAAGTCAAAAAGAAGCTCTTCGACACGGAGCCCTGCATCGAGGTCACGCCGTCGACAGACCAGACGAATCTCGTCGTCACCGTGTGGATGCTAAAGCCCGGCGAAGCGGAGATCGTCGCCAAGCGGATTCAGGATGTTCTGAAATCGGCAGTGGCCTAA
- a CDS encoding PSD1 and planctomycete cytochrome C domain-containing protein: MWRILILATAVFAADSDLPRRAEAILSQNCYSCHGSSAMAGLRLDQQGDLADGIIVPGKVEESRLWVMMSGKGRAMMPPTGKLKDADLAVIRDWIKQGAKWPEKSESKAAAPKWWSFEPVKNVAPPVVEGSWARNDVDRFILAKLREKQLQPSAEADRPTLIRRLTYDLTGLPPTMAEVEAFRADKSSDAYERLVDRLLASKHYGEKWGKHWLDLVRYGDTAGFEQDPFTLYAWRYRDYVIDSFNADKPYDQFVKEQIAGDELFEDPAQQQGTGYFAVGANRDMLYKVEDINRVESLTDFTDTTAGVFLGLTVGCARCHDHKYDPIPQKDYYRLQAVFAPFQKSRVFLHYNNARGYDLNEVGRNFKLFDIGSELARLKKPYYERLRKERLAKLSPEFQAAFAAEEEKRTPEQKAIYEANFKKINPSDDQIWAVLNDADQAKLEHLKKRLLSQFGSYAPGPFSPGVTDVGREAPKTYVPGKGTPYGEEVQPGFLTALGGGAIAPPPLDSLTTRRRAALAEWIARPSNPLTARVMVNRVWQYHFGRGIVASSSDYGARGSAPSHPELLDYLAKRFVDDGWSVKKLHRMILLSATYRQVAAIAPGVRDKDPENQYLSHFTRRRLEAEEIRDAVLQASGTLNPKMYGRPVVPELAAEELYGMSQPPGSAWPVSSDREEHTRRSVYMLVKRTYRMPMLEVFDSPDGVLSCSRRESSTTSTQSLSLLNSKFTVDQANALALSAKGDPEAIWKAVLQRPPSPEEVAMAREFVTKQTALLGSAPAAQRELVRGLLNTNEFLYVE; the protein is encoded by the coding sequence ATGTGGAGAATCCTAATCCTCGCGACGGCTGTGTTTGCCGCTGATTCTGATTTGCCCCGGCGTGCCGAAGCGATTCTGAGTCAAAACTGTTACTCGTGCCATGGGAGCAGCGCGATGGCGGGATTGCGTCTGGATCAGCAGGGAGATCTTGCCGACGGAATCATTGTGCCCGGCAAGGTGGAGGAGAGCCGTCTTTGGGTGATGATGAGCGGCAAGGGCCGGGCGATGATGCCTCCGACCGGCAAGCTGAAAGATGCGGACTTGGCCGTGATTCGGGATTGGATCAAACAAGGCGCCAAGTGGCCCGAGAAAAGTGAGTCGAAGGCTGCGGCCCCCAAGTGGTGGTCCTTTGAGCCGGTCAAAAATGTCGCGCCGCCAGTGGTGGAAGGTAGCTGGGCCCGCAATGATGTTGATCGATTTATTCTCGCCAAGTTACGCGAGAAACAATTGCAGCCGTCCGCAGAGGCAGACCGGCCTACGCTGATTCGCCGCCTGACTTATGACTTGACTGGTCTGCCGCCGACGATGGCGGAAGTGGAAGCCTTTCGCGCTGATAAGAGCAGCGACGCCTACGAGCGGCTGGTAGACCGCTTGCTGGCCTCGAAGCACTATGGCGAAAAGTGGGGTAAGCACTGGCTGGACCTGGTTCGCTATGGCGATACGGCGGGCTTTGAGCAGGATCCTTTTACGTTGTACGCCTGGCGCTACCGCGACTATGTCATCGACAGCTTCAATGCCGATAAGCCCTACGATCAGTTCGTTAAGGAGCAGATCGCTGGAGATGAGTTGTTTGAAGATCCCGCCCAACAGCAAGGGACCGGATACTTTGCAGTGGGCGCGAATCGCGACATGCTGTACAAGGTGGAAGACATCAACCGGGTGGAAAGTCTGACCGACTTCACCGATACCACCGCCGGCGTCTTTCTTGGCCTCACAGTCGGCTGCGCCCGCTGCCATGACCATAAATACGATCCGATCCCGCAGAAGGACTACTACCGGCTGCAGGCCGTCTTTGCGCCCTTCCAGAAGTCGCGGGTCTTTCTGCATTACAACAATGCGCGCGGATACGATCTGAACGAGGTGGGCCGCAACTTCAAATTGTTCGACATCGGCTCCGAGCTGGCGCGGCTGAAGAAGCCCTATTATGAGCGTCTGCGCAAGGAACGGCTGGCAAAGCTCAGCCCGGAATTCCAGGCCGCCTTTGCCGCCGAGGAAGAGAAGCGGACGCCGGAACAAAAGGCCATCTACGAAGCAAATTTCAAAAAGATCAATCCTTCCGACGACCAGATCTGGGCCGTATTGAACGATGCCGATCAGGCCAAGTTGGAGCATTTGAAGAAGCGGCTGTTGTCGCAGTTTGGGAGCTATGCGCCCGGACCTTTTTCTCCTGGCGTCACCGACGTGGGCCGCGAGGCTCCCAAAACTTATGTCCCAGGCAAGGGAACTCCTTATGGAGAAGAAGTACAGCCCGGCTTCCTCACGGCTCTGGGAGGAGGCGCCATTGCCCCGCCACCTCTCGATTCGCTCACCACGCGCCGGCGTGCGGCCCTGGCCGAATGGATTGCAAGGCCATCGAATCCGCTAACGGCCCGCGTGATGGTGAATCGCGTCTGGCAGTATCATTTCGGCCGTGGCATTGTCGCGAGTTCGAGCGATTATGGCGCACGCGGCTCCGCGCCGAGCCATCCGGAATTGCTCGACTATCTGGCCAAGCGCTTTGTCGACGACGGCTGGAGCGTCAAGAAGCTGCATCGCATGATTCTGTTGTCTGCCACCTACCGGCAGGTGGCAGCGATTGCTCCTGGCGTTCGCGACAAGGATCCGGAGAACCAGTATTTGTCGCACTTCACGCGGCGGCGTCTGGAGGCGGAAGAGATCCGCGACGCGGTGCTGCAGGCCAGCGGCACGCTGAATCCGAAAATGTATGGACGTCCCGTGGTGCCGGAACTGGCGGCGGAAGAACTGTATGGCATGAGCCAACCGCCGGGCAGCGCGTGGCCGGTGAGTTCCGATCGTGAAGAGCACACCCGGCGATCGGTCTATATGCTGGTAAAGAGGACGTACCGGATGCCGATGCTGGAAGTCTTTGATAGCCCTGATGGCGTGTTGAGTTGCTCTCGCCGGGAGAGCTCGACCACTTCGACGCAGAGCTTGAGCCTGTTGAATTCGAAGTTTACGGTGGACCAGGCAAACGCATTGGCTCTGTCTGCGAAGGGCGATCCTGAAGCGATCTGGAAAGCGGTGCTGCAGCGGCCGCCGAGTCCTGAAGAAGTGGCGATGGCGCGGGAGTTTGTGACAAAGCAAACCGCGTTGCTGGGGAGCGCGCCGGCAGCGCAGCGCGAGTTGGTGCGTGGTTTATTGAATACGAATGAGTTTCTTTATGTGGAGTAA
- a CDS encoding ArnT family glycosyltransferase: MKLVLRCVILAWILFGAWQLLQLETRTWGKDLATHPDEAAHFTSGVMVADYLRGGAGTNPVAFASEFYVHYPKVAIGHWPPFYYLVEAVWFGIAGETVSSARALVMLTALLLMAGTFWWARRDLGWTAAFAVCAVLLNLNVFRIGASEVLSDAMVAFLSMAALFFWVRYFEKYRRADLFLFSLVASAAILTKGNAWVILLAVGLAPLLAGRWRIYLDRWYWISGVLVVLLAAPFYVYAQSTESGYPTGSAQAVLQTGVIARRFQMFVAGLLPVLPPAAWALSAIGLLAGFRLREGAHKLRWAMAAAFAVSMIAFLVLSGLSFEDRVLLPVVPFLLILACQGAIALASLRKPFAVPVLLACLLLCFLPLQEFNAKPRDGYKEILLDIPASQSPRALLVLSDSIGEGAVLVHELIQDPRRRNATIRGTKFLSEQDWNGQNYRELFPEDQALLEELQKIPVTYVLIDDWSRRAETTRLRRVAAANFTLLSRRAVQGKFIELYQNPKADGRGIESLRFSLGPSHGSRMVELDPKAHQ; this comes from the coding sequence ATGAAGCTGGTTCTTCGCTGCGTCATTCTGGCCTGGATTCTTTTTGGAGCGTGGCAGCTCCTACAACTGGAAACCCGTACCTGGGGCAAAGACTTGGCCACTCATCCCGATGAGGCGGCACACTTCACTTCGGGTGTGATGGTGGCCGACTATCTCCGTGGCGGAGCGGGAACGAACCCGGTTGCCTTTGCATCCGAGTTCTATGTGCATTATCCGAAGGTCGCGATCGGTCATTGGCCACCGTTCTATTACCTGGTAGAAGCCGTTTGGTTTGGCATTGCGGGAGAGACGGTCTCGAGTGCCAGAGCCCTTGTGATGCTCACTGCGCTGCTCTTGATGGCAGGCACGTTCTGGTGGGCGCGCCGGGACCTGGGATGGACGGCAGCCTTCGCGGTGTGTGCCGTGCTGCTCAATCTCAACGTGTTTCGCATCGGAGCGAGTGAAGTCCTCTCCGACGCGATGGTGGCGTTTCTAAGCATGGCCGCCTTGTTTTTCTGGGTCCGCTATTTCGAGAAGTACCGGCGGGCCGACCTCTTCCTCTTCTCACTGGTTGCCAGTGCGGCCATTCTCACCAAAGGAAATGCCTGGGTGATTCTGCTTGCCGTTGGCCTGGCTCCCTTGTTGGCGGGGCGCTGGCGTATTTATCTCGATCGTTGGTATTGGATCAGCGGCGTGCTGGTTGTTCTCCTTGCCGCCCCCTTCTACGTGTATGCCCAATCGACGGAATCTGGGTATCCGACTGGTAGTGCGCAAGCTGTTTTGCAAACAGGGGTCATTGCGCGCAGGTTTCAGATGTTTGTTGCGGGACTGCTTCCTGTATTGCCTCCGGCGGCTTGGGCACTCTCTGCCATCGGCTTATTGGCAGGATTTCGCCTGCGAGAGGGCGCACACAAGTTGCGATGGGCGATGGCAGCGGCATTTGCAGTCTCCATGATTGCCTTCTTGGTTTTGAGTGGCTTGTCCTTTGAAGATCGCGTTCTGTTGCCAGTGGTCCCCTTCCTGCTGATTCTGGCGTGCCAAGGGGCCATCGCGCTCGCTTCTCTCAGAAAACCATTTGCTGTTCCTGTGCTCCTGGCGTGCCTGCTGCTTTGTTTCCTCCCCTTACAGGAGTTCAACGCCAAGCCGCGGGATGGGTACAAGGAGATTCTTCTCGACATTCCTGCTTCGCAGAGCCCCAGAGCATTGCTTGTGTTGAGCGATTCGATTGGTGAAGGAGCGGTTCTGGTCCATGAGCTGATTCAAGATCCACGCCGTCGCAACGCCACGATCCGCGGAACGAAGTTCCTCAGCGAGCAGGACTGGAATGGGCAGAATTACCGGGAGCTGTTCCCCGAGGATCAGGCCTTGCTCGAGGAACTCCAGAAAATTCCGGTGACCTACGTGCTGATTGACGATTGGTCCAGACGGGCCGAAACGACCCGGCTGCGAAGAGTGGCGGCAGCGAACTTCACATTGCTCAGCCGCCGGGCGGTGCAGGGAAAGTTCATCGAACTCTATCAGAACCCCAAGGCGGACGGACGAGGCATTGAATCATTACGATTCAGCCTG
- a CDS encoding NAD(P)/FAD-dependent oxidoreductase, with product MIEIVGGGLIGLSCAWELGRRGIEAVVYERDPLGVGSASWAGAGMIAPHGEAFPDEEWRQIGVESARLYPGFVAAVGGNIDFRPASEGVDGQVDPRDLLRELSKQVRTVQRDVTSLAECNGEQVVVCAGAWASQLAMPVAVEPVKGYLLAWDHFPPGTLPDILRHGETYIFQRQHGRVIAGSNEERVGFDRQIDAAQVAAVLQRARALWPPLADKEPDAVWFGFRPATADGRPVIRRIDARVVAAYGHYRNGILLAPWTAAWVADEVQRQLTK from the coding sequence GTGATCGAAATAGTTGGCGGGGGCCTGATTGGGCTGAGTTGTGCGTGGGAACTGGGACGGCGTGGGATCGAAGCCGTCGTCTACGAACGGGATCCGTTGGGAGTGGGAAGCGCGAGTTGGGCCGGTGCGGGCATGATCGCGCCCCATGGAGAAGCCTTTCCTGATGAAGAGTGGCGGCAGATCGGAGTGGAATCGGCGCGTCTGTATCCTGGGTTCGTTGCGGCGGTGGGAGGCAACATCGACTTCCGCCCGGCCAGTGAGGGAGTGGACGGTCAAGTGGACCCGCGGGATCTGTTGCGGGAACTCAGCAAGCAGGTGCGGACCGTGCAGCGTGATGTCACAAGCCTGGCTGAATGCAATGGGGAACAAGTGGTGGTCTGCGCAGGCGCTTGGGCTTCGCAGTTGGCGATGCCCGTCGCCGTCGAACCGGTGAAGGGGTATCTGCTGGCATGGGATCACTTTCCGCCCGGTACTCTGCCGGACATTCTCCGGCACGGGGAAACTTACATCTTCCAACGCCAACACGGGCGCGTGATCGCTGGGTCGAATGAAGAACGTGTGGGCTTCGACCGGCAAATCGACGCAGCCCAAGTGGCGGCAGTGTTGCAGCGGGCGCGTGCCCTTTGGCCTCCGCTTGCAGACAAGGAACCGGATGCGGTGTGGTTTGGCTTTCGACCCGCAACCGCCGATGGGCGCCCCGTGATTCGACGGATCGATGCGCGGGTGGTGGCCGCCTATGGGCACTATCGAAACGGCATACTCCTCGCCCCTTGGACCGCAGCGTGGGTGGCCGATGAAGTTCAGCGCCAACTGACGAAGTGA